The following are encoded in a window of Chloroflexota bacterium genomic DNA:
- the ybeY gene encoding rRNA maturation RNase YbeY encodes MKKASVRTLKIDLRIAPEYARRVSSARLRQAVHAAFESAGQQRQGELTVVITNDEQVRELNRIYRGVDATTDALAFSHMGEAKDLILPPTVPVYFGDILISYPRAVEQATAYGHPVEEELLLLVIHGTLHLLGYDHEQASDKEEMWQIQNTALARVGISWQP; translated from the coding sequence GTGAAGAAAGCCTCTGTTCGGACTCTGAAGATTGATCTGCGCATTGCTCCTGAATATGCCCGGAGGGTAAGCTCTGCCCGTTTACGGCAGGCTGTCCACGCCGCATTCGAAAGCGCCGGCCAACAGCGTCAAGGCGAGTTGACGGTAGTAATCACCAATGATGAACAGGTGAGAGAACTAAATCGTATTTATCGTGGTGTGGATGCTACGACGGATGCGCTCGCTTTCAGCCATATGGGCGAGGCTAAGGACTTGATTCTGCCTCCTACGGTTCCTGTCTACTTTGGTGACATCCTCATTTCCTATCCCCGTGCTGTTGAGCAAGCAACTGCCTATGGTCATCCTGTCGAAGAGGAGCTCTTGCTCCTGGTCATACATGGAACGTTACATCTTTTGGGTTATGACCATGAGCAGGCCAGCGACAAAGAAGAGATGTGGCAGATACAGAACACGGCGCTTGCCAGAGTAGGTATTTCATGGCAACCCTGA
- a CDS encoding HDIG domain-containing protein: MLTPGIVSRYDILAPHRVVYNSRLLTEVEQERAEAAVEPVYMVDAAIARQQVNRVHQIISYIASVRQDARASSEDKARWISKIPDLALPATMISNVLSLDDSEWESVSAEVISLLDRLMREGVREDRLDETRARVPQLVSYALSPPEVEIVVGIIQSLLKPNAFLDEEQTARARRQAREAVQPVQCVIERGQAVLRVGDIVTPLHLEQLAALGLQPTEPEWHGLVSKMLFVLVITAALCIYLWQAYRWLLHDRKRLLLLGLLIVLTGVAAKLAIPGHVLLPYFFPMAAVAMLVAVLLDTQLAIMVTIVLSLFVGFISGGSLDLTAYVLLGSVFAALIVAHLEHLSTFAWAAIVIAIVNAVVAVSFRLFGQSYDLVALLQLSGASFANGVLSASLTFTTFFWLGAIFGITTPLQLLELVRPTHPLARRLLLEAPGTYHHSLIVGNLGERAAELVGADPLLVRAAALHHDVGKVLRPYFFIENQVSGENYHQQLDAKTSAQIIINHVKDSVELAQKHHFPQEVVDIIAQHHGTTSVGFGYFYQQARQEGEEGIDEARFRYPGPRPRSKEAAIVMLADSVEAAVRASAPSSPGEIERIVRKIANDRLVSGELDECELTLQDLDRIRSAFIEVLQGVFHPRIQYPEKDSVAQAEAGTM, translated from the coding sequence TTGCTGACGCCTGGGATAGTAAGCCGGTATGATATACTCGCACCCCATCGCGTGGTGTACAACAGCCGCTTGCTGACAGAAGTGGAACAAGAGCGTGCTGAAGCTGCTGTAGAACCAGTGTACATGGTGGATGCTGCCATTGCCCGTCAACAAGTTAATCGAGTCCATCAGATTATCTCCTACATTGCATCCGTCCGCCAGGATGCACGCGCTTCCTCTGAAGACAAGGCAAGATGGATTAGCAAAATACCAGACCTTGCCCTGCCCGCTACAATGATTAGCAATGTGCTCTCCCTAGATGATTCAGAGTGGGAAAGTGTATCTGCTGAGGTTATTTCTCTACTCGACCGGCTGATGCGCGAGGGGGTGCGTGAGGACCGACTGGATGAGACGCGGGCGAGAGTTCCACAACTTGTTAGTTATGCCCTTTCTCCACCAGAAGTTGAGATAGTCGTCGGCATCATTCAATCTTTGCTAAAACCCAATGCTTTTCTAGATGAAGAGCAGACGGCAAGAGCACGTCGTCAAGCGCGCGAGGCAGTCCAACCAGTGCAATGTGTGATTGAGAGAGGGCAGGCGGTGCTTCGCGTGGGCGACATTGTCACCCCATTGCACCTTGAGCAATTGGCAGCACTAGGCTTGCAACCCACGGAACCGGAATGGCATGGCTTGGTGAGCAAGATGCTTTTCGTGCTGGTAATCACCGCTGCACTATGCATTTACTTGTGGCAGGCATATCGCTGGCTCCTGCACGATCGGAAGCGCTTGCTGTTGTTGGGTTTGCTCATTGTACTGACCGGGGTGGCAGCTAAGTTGGCCATACCTGGTCATGTCTTGCTGCCCTATTTCTTCCCTATGGCAGCAGTTGCCATGCTTGTAGCAGTACTCCTAGATACTCAACTTGCTATTATGGTTACGATCGTACTGAGTCTTTTTGTGGGGTTCATTAGCGGTGGCTCTCTGGATCTTACGGCGTATGTCTTGTTAGGCAGTGTGTTTGCTGCATTGATTGTAGCGCATCTGGAGCACCTGAGTACTTTTGCCTGGGCCGCTATCGTTATTGCCATAGTCAATGCTGTCGTAGCGGTGTCCTTTCGGCTGTTTGGACAGAGCTATGACTTGGTTGCACTGCTGCAGTTAAGTGGAGCCAGTTTCGCCAATGGCGTCCTTTCTGCCAGTCTCACATTCACGACTTTCTTTTGGCTCGGTGCGATATTTGGCATCACCACACCATTGCAATTGCTCGAATTGGTGCGCCCAACTCATCCATTGGCACGACGTTTATTGCTGGAAGCCCCCGGTACCTATCATCACAGCCTAATCGTAGGGAATTTGGGGGAACGTGCTGCGGAGTTGGTGGGTGCAGACCCGTTGCTAGTTCGTGCGGCAGCTCTACACCATGATGTGGGCAAAGTGTTGCGACCTTATTTCTTCATCGAAAACCAAGTCAGCGGCGAGAACTATCATCAGCAACTCGATGCAAAGACCAGTGCTCAGATCATCATTAATCATGTGAAGGATAGCGTAGAACTGGCGCAGAAACACCATTTTCCCCAGGAGGTGGTAGATATCATCGCGCAGCATCACGGCACAACCAGTGTTGGCTTTGGTTACTTCTATCAACAGGCACGTCAAGAAGGCGAGGAAGGTATTGATGAAGCCCGATTCCGCTATCCTGGCCCGCGACCGCGCAGCAAAGAAGCAGCCATTGTGATGCTGGCAGATAGTGTGGAAGCAGCTGTTCGTGCCTCTGCACCAAGTTCCCCTGGTGAGATAGAACGCATTGTACGCAAAATTGCCAATGACAGGCTTGTAAGTGGGGAGTTAGACGAGTGCGAATTGACTCTGCAGGATCTCGATAGAATCCGCAGTGCATTCATCGAGGTTCTGCAGGGCGTTTTCCATCCGCGGATTCAGTATCCGGAGAAAGACAGCGTAGCTCAAGCAGAAGCGGGAACCATGTGA
- a CDS encoding GatB/YqeY domain-containing protein gives MTLKGRLQQDLLQAVRDHAEQRKSAIRLVRAAILNEEIARQHELSDEEVLEVISREIKQHRESLLEFEKAKREDLVAEEKAQLEVLLSYLPPQMSREEIVFAAQQAIIEVQANKPEDLGRVMRILMPRLRGKANGSEVNQIVRELLSCARPEQR, from the coding sequence ATGACTTTGAAAGGACGGCTACAACAAGATTTACTGCAGGCAGTTAGAGACCATGCCGAACAGCGCAAGTCAGCTATTCGGCTGGTGCGTGCTGCTATCCTTAATGAAGAGATTGCCAGACAGCATGAACTGAGTGACGAAGAGGTCCTGGAGGTAATTAGCAGGGAGATCAAGCAGCATCGGGAATCGTTATTGGAATTCGAGAAGGCCAAGCGGGAAGATCTGGTTGCAGAGGAGAAAGCCCAGTTAGAAGTGCTGCTCAGCTACCTACCGCCACAGATGAGTCGGGAAGAAATTGTGTTTGCCGCGCAGCAGGCCATTATAGAGGTACAAGCCAACAAGCCAGAAGATTTGGGGCGGGTAATGCGCATCCTGATGCCTCGCTTGCGTGGTAAAGCCAATGGCAGCGAGGTAAACCAAATAGTAAGGGAATTGCTCAGTTGTGCAAGGCCAGAGCAACGCTGA
- a CDS encoding 30S ribosomal protein S21, which produces MTQIIVEKDETFESALRRFNKKVQQDRVLSEVRRRRFYEKPSVLRKKKKAAKRRKSRKQTFKHQFD; this is translated from the coding sequence GTGACGCAGATTATCGTTGAAAAGGACGAGACCTTTGAGAGCGCGCTGAGGCGGTTCAACAAAAAAGTGCAACAGGATCGCGTGCTTTCCGAGGTGCGTCGCCGGCGATTCTACGAGAAGCCTAGCGTCTTGCGCAAGAAAAAAAAGGCTGCCAAGCGCCGGAAGAGTCGAAAGCAGACGTTCAAGCACCAATTTGACTAA
- a CDS encoding DUF503 domain-containing protein, with protein sequence MTVGVCTIYLSIPANHSLKGKRQVLKSLIAHVRKDFNVSIAEVAQQDAWQAATLGIACIASDPAYAHGLLTRVVEAISAYRLDADVLDFEIEIY encoded by the coding sequence ATGACCGTTGGAGTTTGCACGATCTATCTTAGTATTCCCGCGAACCATTCCCTGAAGGGCAAGCGACAGGTGCTCAAATCACTTATAGCCCATGTGCGTAAGGACTTTAATGTATCCATCGCTGAGGTGGCCCAGCAGGATGCTTGGCAGGCTGCAACCTTGGGAATAGCGTGCATTGCTTCTGATCCCGCTTATGCTCATGGTTTGCTCACCAGAGTGGTAGAAGCTATATCCGCCTACCGCCTGGATGCCGATGTTCTTGACTTCGAAATAGAGATTTACTAA
- a CDS encoding C39 family peptidase has product MFTWLQRNKLLWIIGLLGLGFLVISYWALAFGHGLGFYFSPTATPVPTPLLSPTTTLTRTAPPTATSTLTSTPVSTPTPTHSPTASPTATATATSTREGSRILPVPLILQELPLSCEIAGMRMVLSALFDAVPSEKELLACMPRNSNPYLGFRGDPSGRNRYADGSINWENYGAYAPAVAETLNRCVLEPAGGEFVALAVKGTSYQEVAEAVLDGYPVIVWVTKRQEIEETTIDTPEGQVRLIFGEHVWVVIGYHGDRTFEVHDPYPQKNGTQTFRVHSFPNWDLFDRMAVFVRPRTS; this is encoded by the coding sequence GTGTTCACCTGGCTACAACGCAACAAACTACTCTGGATCATTGGCTTACTAGGCCTTGGGTTTTTGGTCATCAGCTACTGGGCGTTAGCTTTTGGTCATGGCTTGGGCTTCTATTTTTCGCCCACTGCAACGCCTGTGCCAACACCATTGCTCTCACCCACAACAACGCTCACACGGACTGCACCCCCAACTGCGACCTCTACCTTGACATCCACACCGGTTTCTACTCCGACGCCAACCCACTCGCCGACCGCATCGCCCACTGCAACGGCCACGGCAACTTCCACACGCGAGGGTTCGCGCATTCTCCCCGTGCCGCTTATCCTGCAAGAATTGCCTCTCTCTTGTGAAATCGCAGGGATGCGCATGGTCCTTTCCGCTCTGTTCGACGCTGTCCCCAGCGAAAAAGAACTACTTGCCTGCATGCCCAGAAACTCCAATCCATACCTCGGTTTTCGCGGGGACCCCTCCGGTAGGAACCGTTACGCAGACGGTAGCATCAACTGGGAGAACTATGGAGCTTATGCACCCGCCGTAGCTGAAACATTGAACCGCTGTGTCTTAGAGCCGGCCGGTGGCGAGTTCGTGGCTTTGGCAGTCAAGGGCACTAGTTACCAAGAGGTGGCTGAGGCAGTGCTCGATGGCTACCCTGTAATCGTTTGGGTGACAAAACGGCAGGAAATAGAAGAAACCACCATTGATACCCCTGAAGGTCAGGTAAGGCTTATCTTTGGCGAGCACGTCTGGGTGGTGATTGGCTACCATGGAGATAGGACTTTTGAAGTGCATGATCCATACCCACAGAAAAATGGCACGCAGACTTTTCGTGTGCACTCCTTCCCCAATTGGGACCTATTCGACCGCATGGCGGTCTTCGTTAGGCCACGCACCTCCTAG